From Carya illinoinensis cultivar Pawnee chromosome 5, C.illinoinensisPawnee_v1, whole genome shotgun sequence, one genomic window encodes:
- the LOC122308909 gene encoding binding partner of ACD11 1 isoform X1, producing the protein MSVPADRTDQGIATVPQSAMTPNWIINVSDIRTVEVSNISPAVSEREIREFFSFSGDIQYVEMQRETDGTRLAYVTFKDSQGADTAALLSGATIADLSVSITLVENYNLPPEAISLRLDKRPVATGSVVQKAEDVVSTMLAKGFVLGKDAISKAKAFDEQHHLTLNASATVASIDRKMGLSEKLSIGTAIVNGKVREIDERFHVSEKTKSAISTAELKAISAGSAIMSNHYVLTGASWVSNAYNAVAMAADDVTMMTKEKVGKAEEEKREIIYRERTGIVNHFAQLHLDESSALEPPIVPVSSADDNKLEII; encoded by the exons GTCCCTGCAGACCGTACTGATCAAGGGATTGCAACAGTTCCCCAGTCAGCTATGACACCAAACTGGATAATCAATGTTTCAGAT ATAAGAACAGTTGAGGTCAGCAACATTTCACCAGCTGTTTCTGAGAGAGAAATCAGagaattcttttcattttctggtGATATTCAATATGTTGAAATGCAAAG GGAAACAGATGGGACCCGGCTTGCTTATGTTACATTCAAGGATTCACAGGGAGCAGATACAGCAGCACTACTGTCG GGAGCTACAATAGCTGATCTTTCCGTGTCTATTACACTCGTTGAGAATTATAATCTACCCCCTGAAGCTATATCACTGAGACTG GACAAAAGGCCAGTTGCCACTGGTTCTGTTGTTCAGAAGGCTGAGGATGTGGTGAGCACCATGCTTGCCAAGGGTTTTGTCTTGGGAAAGGATGCCATTAGCAAGGCTAAAGCCTTTGACGAACAACATCACTTGACATTAAATGCATCCGCCACAGTTGCATCCATTGATCGTAAAATGGGCCTGAGTGAGAAGCTAAGCATTGGAACAGCTATAGTCAATGGAAAGGTGAGAGAGATCGATGAGCGGTTCCACGTATCTGAGAAGACGAAGTCTGCCATTTCTACTGCTGAACTTAAGGCAATCAGTGCAGGATCTGCAATTATGAGCAATCATTATGTATTAACCGGAGCTTCGTGGGTTTCAAATGCATATAATGCCGTTGCAATGGCAGCTGATGATGTGACCATGATGACCAAGGAAAAGGTTGGAAAGGCCGAGGAGGAAAAAAGAGAGATCATTTACAGGGAAAGGACAGGGATCGTCAATCACTTTGCACAACTCCACCTTGATGAGTCTTCTGCGTTGGAGCCTCCAATAGTTCCAGTCAGCTCAGCCGATGATAATAAGCTCGAAATCATATGA
- the LOC122308909 gene encoding binding partner of ACD11 1 isoform X2, which produces MTPNWIINVSDIRTVEVSNISPAVSEREIREFFSFSGDIQYVEMQRETDGTRLAYVTFKDSQGADTAALLSGATIADLSVSITLVENYNLPPEAISLRLDKRPVATGSVVQKAEDVVSTMLAKGFVLGKDAISKAKAFDEQHHLTLNASATVASIDRKMGLSEKLSIGTAIVNGKVREIDERFHVSEKTKSAISTAELKAISAGSAIMSNHYVLTGASWVSNAYNAVAMAADDVTMMTKEKVGKAEEEKREIIYRERTGIVNHFAQLHLDESSALEPPIVPVSSADDNKLEII; this is translated from the exons ATGACACCAAACTGGATAATCAATGTTTCAGAT ATAAGAACAGTTGAGGTCAGCAACATTTCACCAGCTGTTTCTGAGAGAGAAATCAGagaattcttttcattttctggtGATATTCAATATGTTGAAATGCAAAG GGAAACAGATGGGACCCGGCTTGCTTATGTTACATTCAAGGATTCACAGGGAGCAGATACAGCAGCACTACTGTCG GGAGCTACAATAGCTGATCTTTCCGTGTCTATTACACTCGTTGAGAATTATAATCTACCCCCTGAAGCTATATCACTGAGACTG GACAAAAGGCCAGTTGCCACTGGTTCTGTTGTTCAGAAGGCTGAGGATGTGGTGAGCACCATGCTTGCCAAGGGTTTTGTCTTGGGAAAGGATGCCATTAGCAAGGCTAAAGCCTTTGACGAACAACATCACTTGACATTAAATGCATCCGCCACAGTTGCATCCATTGATCGTAAAATGGGCCTGAGTGAGAAGCTAAGCATTGGAACAGCTATAGTCAATGGAAAGGTGAGAGAGATCGATGAGCGGTTCCACGTATCTGAGAAGACGAAGTCTGCCATTTCTACTGCTGAACTTAAGGCAATCAGTGCAGGATCTGCAATTATGAGCAATCATTATGTATTAACCGGAGCTTCGTGGGTTTCAAATGCATATAATGCCGTTGCAATGGCAGCTGATGATGTGACCATGATGACCAAGGAAAAGGTTGGAAAGGCCGAGGAGGAAAAAAGAGAGATCATTTACAGGGAAAGGACAGGGATCGTCAATCACTTTGCACAACTCCACCTTGATGAGTCTTCTGCGTTGGAGCCTCCAATAGTTCCAGTCAGCTCAGCCGATGATAATAAGCTCGAAATCATATGA
- the LOC122308909 gene encoding binding partner of ACD11 1 isoform X3, translated as MQRETDGTRLAYVTFKDSQGADTAALLSGATIADLSVSITLVENYNLPPEAISLRLDKRPVATGSVVQKAEDVVSTMLAKGFVLGKDAISKAKAFDEQHHLTLNASATVASIDRKMGLSEKLSIGTAIVNGKVREIDERFHVSEKTKSAISTAELKAISAGSAIMSNHYVLTGASWVSNAYNAVAMAADDVTMMTKEKVGKAEEEKREIIYRERTGIVNHFAQLHLDESSALEPPIVPVSSADDNKLEII; from the exons ATGCAAAG GGAAACAGATGGGACCCGGCTTGCTTATGTTACATTCAAGGATTCACAGGGAGCAGATACAGCAGCACTACTGTCG GGAGCTACAATAGCTGATCTTTCCGTGTCTATTACACTCGTTGAGAATTATAATCTACCCCCTGAAGCTATATCACTGAGACTG GACAAAAGGCCAGTTGCCACTGGTTCTGTTGTTCAGAAGGCTGAGGATGTGGTGAGCACCATGCTTGCCAAGGGTTTTGTCTTGGGAAAGGATGCCATTAGCAAGGCTAAAGCCTTTGACGAACAACATCACTTGACATTAAATGCATCCGCCACAGTTGCATCCATTGATCGTAAAATGGGCCTGAGTGAGAAGCTAAGCATTGGAACAGCTATAGTCAATGGAAAGGTGAGAGAGATCGATGAGCGGTTCCACGTATCTGAGAAGACGAAGTCTGCCATTTCTACTGCTGAACTTAAGGCAATCAGTGCAGGATCTGCAATTATGAGCAATCATTATGTATTAACCGGAGCTTCGTGGGTTTCAAATGCATATAATGCCGTTGCAATGGCAGCTGATGATGTGACCATGATGACCAAGGAAAAGGTTGGAAAGGCCGAGGAGGAAAAAAGAGAGATCATTTACAGGGAAAGGACAGGGATCGTCAATCACTTTGCACAACTCCACCTTGATGAGTCTTCTGCGTTGGAGCCTCCAATAGTTCCAGTCAGCTCAGCCGATGATAATAAGCTCGAAATCATATGA